One Brassica napus cultivar Da-Ae chromosome A5, Da-Ae, whole genome shotgun sequence DNA window includes the following coding sequences:
- the LOC106453594 gene encoding type II inositol polyphosphate 5-phosphatase 14: MDSVIIEPDEREALSSLVPSHPPPRKTHSYVEQYEQKPQHHPIRKYSLDEGSRSVPTDSEPVYFDSSDGEFSTEGVATVDGRTGGERGNVEDDHCLITPPSKPAPAPEPQRGEIAGHGGEVGGGEGGEDIEPLPEFMGAGGGVDVFKVPVRAAVNPGRPPCLEIRPHPLRETQTGKFLRNIACTESQLWAGQENGVRFWNLEEAYEVGYGVGGQVRRGDEDTAPFHESVAISPTLCMMIDHGNRLVWSGHKDGKIRAWKMDQAVTNTADDSKPFKERLSWQAHRGPVNYIVISSYGDMWSCSDGGVIKIWTFDSLEKSLVLKAEEKHMAALLVERSGIDLRSQVTVNGTCSISSSDVKFLLVDTVRAKVWAVQHLSFSMWDAQNKDLLKVFNIDGQVENRVDGTPAQGQQVEETKAKFFSTPKKDKSQGFLQRSRHAIMGAAGAVRRAATRSTGAFAEDPRKVEAIAIAADGSIWTGSMNGVIAQWDGNGNRLREVNHHQQAVLCFCTFGDRIYVGYSSGYIQILDLGGKLVASWVSHNEPVIKLAAGGGFIFSLATHGGVRGWYVTSPGPLDSVIRTELSQKGNTYARQDSVKILIGTWNVGEGRASRGALMSWLGSDVSDVGIVAVGLQEVDMGAGFLAMSTAKETVGVEGSVVGKWWIDAIGNALDERNTFERMGSRQLAGLLISLWVRKDIRTHVGDLDVAAVPCGFGRAIGNKGGVGLRIRVYDRIMCFVNCHLAAHLEAVTRRNADFNHIYRSMVFSKGQSLYTVPAAGASSSTQAQKNNTNTNIITEEEKSDLAAADFVAFFGDFNYRLFGITYDEARDFISHRSFDWLREKDQLRAEMSEGKVFQGMREALITFPPTYKFEKNKPGLGGYDSGEKKRIPAWCDRVIYRDNQSTPFCECNLQCPVVSCTVMYEACMDVTESDHKPVRCKLHANIAHTDKSVRRQELGKIIKSSEKLRTMFEELRYVPETSVSTNSILLQSQDTFIFSITNKSNSSRALFNIVCKGQTVVRDDGGTFGLPRWLEVSPGAGMIKPDASVQVKVHHEDSNTSDESFDGIQQQNSSCEEACDKEVTLMVIIQGSCSTRTTSHSIKVRYCFSAAKSVNLAYSKPKPNNATKNNQEGSTRYQPESYRGGSTRRG, from the exons atggaTTCGGTTATCATCGAACCAGACGAGCGTGAGGCCTTGTCATCGCTTGTCCCCTCTCATCCACCCCCGCGTAAGACACATTCCTACGTCGAGCAATACGAGCAGAAGCCGCAGCATCACCCGATCCGCAAATACAGCCTCGACGAGGGCTCAAGATCCGTGCCAACAGATTCCGAACCTGTCTATTTCGATTCCTCCGACGGCGAGTTCTCCACCGAAGGAGTAGCCACCGTAGACGGCAGAACTGGTGGCGAGAGAGGCAATGTGGAGGATGATCACTGCCTCATCACCCCTCCGTCGAAACCAGCACCAGCACCAGAACCGCAGCGTGGTGAGATTGCTGGTCACGGAGGAGAAgtaggaggaggagaaggagggGAAGACATTGAGCCTCTTCCGGAGTTCATGGGAGCAGGAGGTGGTGTAGACGTTTTCAAAGTTCCTGTGCGCGCAGCGGTGAACCCTGGACGCCCGCCGTGTCTTGAGATCCGACCGCATCCGTTGAGAGAGACGCAAACAGGGAAGTTTCTGAGGAACATTGCTTGTACAGAAAGTCAGCTATGGGCGGGACAGGAGAACGGCGTGAGGTTCTGGAACCTGGAGGAAGCATACGAGGTCGGTTACGGTGTAGGCGGGCAGGTGCGGCGAGGGGACGAGGATACGGCGCCGTTTCATGAGTCTGTTGCAATCTCTCCCACCTTGTGTATGATGATCGACCACGGGAATAGGCTTGTGTGGAGCGGCCACAAGGATGGCAAAATCAGGGCTTGGAAAATGGATCAGGCGGTTACCAACACTGCCGATGATTCGAAGCCTTTCAAGGAACGGCTTTCGTGGCAAGCTCATCGTGGTCCTGTGAATTACATTGTCATTAGCTCCTATG GTGATATGTGGTCATGCTCTGATGGGGGAGTGATAAAGATATGGACTTTTGATTCTTTAGAGAAGTCTCTTGTGCTTAAAGCGGAGGAGAAGCATATGGCTGCGTTGTTAGTGGAGAGGTCTGGTATTGACCTTAGGAGCCAAGTTACTGTCAATGGTACATGCAGCATTTCTTCCTCAGATGTCAAGTTTTTGTTAGTTGATACCGTAAGAGCTAAAGTGTGGGCTGTGCAGCATCTCTCATTTTCAATGTG GGATGCTCAGAATAAAGATCTTCTGAAAGTCTTCAACATTGATGGACAAGTCGAAAACCGTGTGGATGGCACACCTGCACAAGGACAACAAGTTGAAGAGACGAAAGCGAAGTTCTTCTCCACACCGAAAAAGGATAAATCTCAAGGCTTTCTGCAGAGATCACGGCATGCCATAATGGGAGCTGCAGGAGCTGTTCGCCGAGCTGCTACTAGAAGCACAGGAGCTTTTGCTGAAGATCCTAGGAAAGTGGAAGCTATTGCGATTGCGGCAGATGGATCAATTTGGACTGGAAGCATGAACGGCGTAATTGCTCAGTGGGACGGAAATGGAAACCGCTTGCGCGAAGTAAACCATCATCAGCAGGCTGTTCTGTGCTTTTGCACTTTCGGTGATCGGATATATGTGGGTTATTCGAGTGGTTACATCCAGATTCTGGATCTTGGTGGGAAGCTAGTTGCAAGCTGGGTTTCACATAATGAACCTGTGATAAAGCTAGCAGCAGGTGGTGGTTTCATTTTTAGTTTAGCCACTCATGGTGGTGTGAGAGGATGGTATGTGACATCACCAGGACCTCTGGATAGCGTAATCCGAACGGAGTTATCTCAAAAGGGGAATACATACGCCAGACAAGACAGTGTTAAGATCTTGATTGGTACATGGAATGTTGGTGAAGGACGAGCTTCAAGGGGAGCGCTTATGTCTTGGCTGGGATCTGATGTTTCAGATGTTGGCATTGTAGCTGTTGGGTTGCAGGAAGTGGATATGGGGGCGGGTTTCCTTGCCATGTCCACTGCTAAGGAAACG GTAGGGGTTGAAGGAAGTGTTGTGGGGAAATGGTGGATTGATGCAATTGGAAATGCACTGGATGAGAGGAATACTTTTGAACGTATGGGTTCAAGGCAATTAGCGGGACTGCTGATATCTCTTTG GGTGAGGAAGGATATTAGAACACATGTCGGAGATCTTGATGTCGCAGCAGTTCCATGTGGCTTTGGCCGCGCCATTGGCAACAAG GGAGGTGTGGGCTTGAGAATCAGAGTTTATGATCGGATTATGTGTTTTGTGAACTGTCACTTGGCTGCTCACTTGGAGGCAGTTACTCGGAGAAACGCCGATTTCAATCACATATATCGGTCAATGGTATTCTCCAAAGGACAAAGTTTATATACTGTTCCAGCTG CCGGTGCATCATCATCTACCCAAGCACAAAAGAATAACACT AATACAAACATCATCACTGAAGAGGAGAAATCTGACTTAGCAGCAGCAGATTTTGTTGCATTTTTTGGTGACTTCAACTATAGGTTGTTTGGTATAACCTACGACGAGGCGAGGGACTTCATTTCACACCGTTCATTTGATTGGCTCAGAGAGAAAGACCAACTTAGGGCAGAGATGAGTGAAGGAAAAGTGTTCCAAGGAATGCGTGAGGCGTTGATCACCTTTCCACCAACTTACAAATTTGAAAAGAATAAGCCAGGCCTTGGAG GGTATGATTCAGGGGAGAAAAAGCGTATACCTGCGTGGTGTGACAGAGTTATATACAGAGATAACCAATCAACCCCATTTTGCGAGTGCAATTTGCAGTGTCCTGTAGTTTCTTGTACTGTAAT GTATGAAGCTTGCATGGATGTGACTGAGAGTGATCACAAACCTGTGCGCTGCAAACTTCATGCTAACATAGCTCACACCGATAAATCTGTGCGAAGACAGGAGCTGGGGAAAATAATAAAGTCCAGTGAGAAACTCAGAACCATGTTCGAGGAGCTAAGATACGTTCCGGAAACATCAGTGAGCACAAACAGTATTCTTCTTCAGAGTCAGGACACGTTCATCTTTTCAATCACAAACAAGTCGAACTCGAGTAGAGCCCTCTTCAACATCGTCTGCAAGGGTCAGACTGTTGTTAGAGATGACGGAGGCACCTTTGGTCTCCCTCGCTGGCTCGAG GTTTCTCCGGGAGCTGGTATGATAAAACCAGATGCTTCTGTACAGGTGAAGGTTCATCATGAAGACTCTAACACCTCAGATGAGTCCTTTGATGGCATCCAGCAACAAAACTCATCGTGTGAAGAAGCTTGTGATAAAGAAGTGACCCTGATGGTAATCATCCAGGGAAGCTGCTCGACCAGAACAACAAGCCACTCTATCAAAGTCCGCTACTGCTTCTCAGCAGCCAAATCAGTTAATCTCGCTTattccaaacccaaacccaacAACGCCACAAAGAATAATCAAGAAGGTTCCACTCGTTACCAGCCAGAGAGTTACCGCGGTGGGAGCACCAGACGGGGTTGA
- the LOC106451334 gene encoding ankyrin repeat-containing protein At5g02620-like, protein MEEKQTSPVQQTKTMEKQQSFRCVENNNNQPRKARSLEKQVSFQGVSVENHHHPSRLGRSMEKQQSFRGVTTAENQKRGVNMERQKSFRGGFLEKQKSFRVVMERQLSFIGERRKKTESPGKRGDSPLHIAARTGNLGKVKELIRGGCDGEELRELLSKQNLEGETPLYTAAENGHSPVVEEMLERMDLQTASIAARNGFDPFHVAAKQGHLEVLKILLETFPNLAMTTDLLCTTALHTAATQGHIDVVNLLLETDSNLAKIAKNNGKTALHSAARMGHVEVVKSLMGNDPSIGFRTDKKGQTALHMAVKGQNDGIVVELVKPDVAVLSVEDNKGNTPLHIATNKGRIKIVRCLLSFEGINLNPINKAGDTPLDVAERIGNAELASVLKEAGAATAKDLGKPQNPAKQLKQTVSDIKHEVQSQLQQSRQTGVRVQKIAKRLKKLHISGLNNAINSATVVAVLIATVAFAAIFTIPGQYEEDRSKGELLGQAHIANKAPFLVFFIFDSLALFISLAVVVVQTSVVVIEEKAKKKLVFVINKLMWCACLFISIAFVSLSYIVVGKEEMWLAVCATVIGGTIMLTTIGAMCYCVIMHRVEESKLKSIRKERSKSQSFSMSRMPSDSEILNGEYNKRMYAL, encoded by the exons ATGGAGGAGAAGCAGACTAGTCCTGTGCAGCAGACGAAAACAATGGAGAAGCAACAGAGTTTTCGATgtgtggagaacaacaacaaccagCCAAGAAAGGCGAGATCTTTAGAGAAACAAGTCAGTTTCCAAGGCGTGAGTGTCGAGAATCATCATCACCCAAGCAGGCTCGGAAGATCAATGGAGAAGCAACAGAGTTTCCGAGGCGTGACCACTGCAGAGAATCAGAAACGTGGAGTTAATATGGAGAGGCAGAAGAGTTTCCGCGGCGGGTTCTTAGAGAAGCAGAAGAGCTTCCGTGTGGTGATGGAGAGGCAGCTGAGCTTCATTGgcgagaggaggaagaagactgAGTCACCAGGGAAGAGAGGTGACTCGCCTCTTCATATAGCTGCTAGAACTGGGAACTTAGGGAAGGTTAAAGAGCTGATTCGAGGCGGTTGCGATGGAGAGGAGTTGAGAGAGTTGTTGTCAAAGCAGAATCTTGAAGGAGAGACTCCTCTTTATACTGCTGCAGAGAATGGTCATTCACCTGTTGTTGAGGAGATGTTGGAGCGTATGGATCTCCAAACTGCTTCAATAGCTGCTAGAAACGGGTTTGATCCGTTCCATGTCGCAGCTAAACAAGGCCATCTTG AGGTGTTGAAGATTCTGTTGGAGACGTTCCCAAACTTGGCGATGACAACTGATTTACTGTGTACAACTGCGTTACACACAGCTGCAACGCAAGGGCACATTGATGTGGTGAATCTTCTTCTGGAGACGGATTCTAATTTGGCTAAGATTGCTAAGAACAATGGTAAAACCGCGCTTCACTCTGCAGCAAGGATGGGTCATGTGGAAGTTGTTAAGTCTCTGATGGGGAATGATCCAAGCATTGGGTTTAGAACTGATAAAAAGGGACAAACTGCTCTTCACATGGCTGTTAAAGGTCAGAATGATGGGATCGTTGTTGAGTTGGTGAAGCCTGATGTTGCTGTTTTGAGCGTTGAGGATAACAAAGGGAACACGCCATTGCACATTGCCACTAACAAGGGCCGTATCAAG ATAGTGCGGTGTTTGCTATCTTTTGAAGGCATTAACCTCAACCCAATAAATAAAGCTGGAGATACGCCACTCGATGTTGCAGAGAGGATAGGAAACGCAGAGCTTGCATCGGTTCTGAAAGAAGCAGGAGCTGCTACAGCTAAAGATCTAGGGAAGCCTCAGAACCCAGCTAAGCAACTCAAGCAAACGGTCAGCGACATTAAGCACGAGGTGCAATCTCAGCTTCAGCAGTCTAGGCAAACCGGTGTAAGAGTCCAGAAGATAGCAAAGAGACTCAAGAAGCTTCACATTAGCGGTCTAAACAACGCTATCAACTCGGCAACTGTGGTGGCCGTGCTTATCGCCACGGTGGCTTTCGCAGCCATTTTCACAATCCCCGGACAATATGAAGAAGACCGGTCGAAAGGAGAGTTGCTAGGACAAGCTCATATAGCGAATAAAGCACCGTTTCTGGTCTTCTTCATCTTTGACAGCTTGGCACTTTTTATATCCTTAGCTGTTGTTGTTGTGCAGACTTCAGTTGTTGTGATTGAGGAAAAGGCGAAGAAGAAGCTTGTCTTTGTGATCAACAAGCTCATGTGGTGTGCTTGTCTGTTCATATCCATTGCCTTTGTTTCCCTCTCTTACATTGTTGTGGGCAAAGAGGAGATGTGGTTGGCAGTGTGTGCAACTGTCATTGGCGGCACCATCATGTTGACAACGATCGGTGCCATGTGTTACTGTGTGATCATGCATAGGGTGGAGGAATCTAAGTTAAAGAGCATAAGGAAAGAGAGAAGCAAGTCTCAGTCCTTCTCTATGTCTCGTATGCCTTCTGATTCAGAGATTCTAAATGGTGAATACAACAAGAGAATGTATGCActatga
- the LOC106451340 gene encoding acetolactate synthase small subunit 2, chloroplastic isoform X1 has protein sequence MASVSSTSSLSLFSSRSACTDPSPPLFPSTTRGNEMCKRTKSLVQCVNGNVSDASSSATPNSKVRKHTISVFVGDESGMINRIAGVFARRGYNIQSLAVGLNRDKALFTIVVSGTERVLQQVIEQLQKLVNVLKVEDISSEPQVERELMLVKVNAHPESRAEIMWLVNTFRARVVDISEHALTIEVTGDPGKMIAVERNLKKFQIREIVRTGKIALRREKMGATAPFWRFSAASYPDLKEQAPVNVLRGSKKGDVLPPNEKPAGGDVYPVEPTSDVMVHHVLDAHWGLLTDEDTSGLRSHTLSLLVNDVPGVLNLVTGVFARRGYNIQSLAVGHAETEGISRITTVVPATDESVSKLVQQLYKLVDVHEVRDLTHLPFAERELMLIKIAVNAAARRDVLDIASVFRAKTVDVSDHTITLQLTGDLDKMVALQRLLEPYGICEVARTGRVALARESGVDSNYLRGYSFPLSS, from the exons aTGGCGTCAGTTTCCTCAACctcctccctctctctcttctcctcgAGATCGGCATGCACCGATCCTTCTCCCCCTCTCTTCCCCTCGACGACGCGTGGCAATGAAATGTGCAAGAGAACAAAGAGTCTCGTTCAATGCGTCAACGGGAACGTCTCTGACGCTTCTTCCTCCGCAACTCCAAATTCGAA GGTGAGGAAGCACACGATCTCAGTGTTCGTTGGAGATGAAAGCGGGATGATTAATAGGATCGCAGGAGTCTTTGCGAGGAGAGGGTACAATATCCAGAGTCTTGCTGTTGGTTTGAATAGAGACAAGGCTCTGTTCACTATTGTTGTCTCTGGTACGGAGAGGGTTCTTCAGCAGGTCATCGAGCAGCTCCAGAAGCTCGTTAATGTCCTAAAG GTGGAAGATATCTCGAGTGAGCCGCAAGTGGAGCGTGAGCTGATGCTTGTGAAAGTGAATGCACATCCGGAATCCAGGGCAGAG ATCATGTGGCTAGTTAACACATTCAGAGCAAGAGTTGTGGATATTTCGGAGCATGCATTGACTATTGAG GTAACTGGAGATCCTGGGAAAATGATTGCTGTGGAAAGAAATTTGAAGAAGTTTCAGATCAGAGAGATTGTCAGGACGGGAAAG ATAGCACTGAGAAGGGAAAAGATGGGTGCTACTGCTCCATTTTGGAGATTTTCAGCAGCGTCCTATCCAGATCTCAAGGAGCAAGCACCTGTTAATGTTCTTCGAGGTAGCAAAAAAGGAGATGTGCTCCCTCCAAATGAAAAACCAGCAGGG GGAGATGTTTATCCCGTTGAGCCAACTTCTGACGTAATGGTACATCATGTCCTTGACGCTCACTGGGGACTTCTCACGGACGAAGAT ACGAGTGGACTACGGTCACACACTCTGTCTTTGCTTGTAAACGATGTTCCAGGAGTCCTTAATCTTGTAACTGGTGTTTTCGCTCGAAGGGGATACAATATTCAG AGCTTGGCTGTAGGACATGCTGAAACAGAGGGCATTTCACGCATTACAACAGTTGTTCCTGCAACAGATGAATCAGTCAGCAAATTGGTGCAGCAACTTTATAAACTCGTAGATGTGCATGAG GTGCGTGATCTTACTCATTTGCCATTTGCTGAGAGAGAACTGATGCTGATTAAGATTGCTGTGAACGCTGCTGCAAGAAGAGATGTCCTGGACATTGCTAGTGTTTTCAGGGCAAAAACTGTTGACGTATCCGATCATACAATTACTTTGCAG CTTACTGGTGATCTTGACAAGATGGTGGCATTGCAAAGGTTGTTGGAGCCTTACGGTATATgcgag GTAGCAAGAACCGGGCGTGTGGCATTGGCTCGTGAATCTGGAGTGGACTCTAATTATCTTCGTGGATACTCCTTCCCTTTATCAAGTTAA
- the LOC106451340 gene encoding acetolactate synthase small subunit 2, chloroplastic isoform X2 produces the protein MYDPRIDRRPLENLLVRYDSVSVTNLLSSSVSKSSSLFSSLQMASVSSTSSLSLFSSRSACTDPSPPLFPSTTRGNEMCKRTKSLVQCVNGNVSDASSSATPNSKVRKHTISVFVGDESGMINRIAGVFARRGYNIQSLAVGLNRDKALFTIVVSGTERVLQQVIEQLQKLVNVLKVEDISSEPQVERELMLVKVNAHPESRAEIMWLVNTFRARVVDISEHALTIEVTGDPGKMIAVERNLKKFQIREIVRTGKIALRREKMGATAPFWRFSAASYPDLKEQAPVNVLRGSKKGDVLPPNEKPAGGDVYPVEPTSDVMVHHVLDAHWGLLTDEDTSGLRSHTLSLLVNDVPGVLNLVTGVFARRGYNIQSLAVGHAETEGISRITTVVPATDESVSKLVQQLYKLVDVHEVRDLTHLPFAERELMLIKIAVNAAARRDVLDIASVFRAKTVDVSDHTITLQLTGDLDKMVALQRLLEPYGICEVSFAIYFSLSQCYNL, from the exons ATGTATGACCCACGAATAGACAGACGCCCACTCGAAAACCTTCTCGTACGGTATGATTCTGTCTCAGTTACAAATCTCCTCTCGTCTTCAGTAAGCAAATCCtcgtctctcttctcttctcttcaaaTGGCGTCAGTTTCCTCAACctcctccctctctctcttctcctcgAGATCGGCATGCACCGATCCTTCTCCCCCTCTCTTCCCCTCGACGACGCGTGGCAATGAAATGTGCAAGAGAACAAAGAGTCTCGTTCAATGCGTCAACGGGAACGTCTCTGACGCTTCTTCCTCCGCAACTCCAAATTCGAA GGTGAGGAAGCACACGATCTCAGTGTTCGTTGGAGATGAAAGCGGGATGATTAATAGGATCGCAGGAGTCTTTGCGAGGAGAGGGTACAATATCCAGAGTCTTGCTGTTGGTTTGAATAGAGACAAGGCTCTGTTCACTATTGTTGTCTCTGGTACGGAGAGGGTTCTTCAGCAGGTCATCGAGCAGCTCCAGAAGCTCGTTAATGTCCTAAAG GTGGAAGATATCTCGAGTGAGCCGCAAGTGGAGCGTGAGCTGATGCTTGTGAAAGTGAATGCACATCCGGAATCCAGGGCAGAG ATCATGTGGCTAGTTAACACATTCAGAGCAAGAGTTGTGGATATTTCGGAGCATGCATTGACTATTGAG GTAACTGGAGATCCTGGGAAAATGATTGCTGTGGAAAGAAATTTGAAGAAGTTTCAGATCAGAGAGATTGTCAGGACGGGAAAG ATAGCACTGAGAAGGGAAAAGATGGGTGCTACTGCTCCATTTTGGAGATTTTCAGCAGCGTCCTATCCAGATCTCAAGGAGCAAGCACCTGTTAATGTTCTTCGAGGTAGCAAAAAAGGAGATGTGCTCCCTCCAAATGAAAAACCAGCAGGG GGAGATGTTTATCCCGTTGAGCCAACTTCTGACGTAATGGTACATCATGTCCTTGACGCTCACTGGGGACTTCTCACGGACGAAGAT ACGAGTGGACTACGGTCACACACTCTGTCTTTGCTTGTAAACGATGTTCCAGGAGTCCTTAATCTTGTAACTGGTGTTTTCGCTCGAAGGGGATACAATATTCAG AGCTTGGCTGTAGGACATGCTGAAACAGAGGGCATTTCACGCATTACAACAGTTGTTCCTGCAACAGATGAATCAGTCAGCAAATTGGTGCAGCAACTTTATAAACTCGTAGATGTGCATGAG GTGCGTGATCTTACTCATTTGCCATTTGCTGAGAGAGAACTGATGCTGATTAAGATTGCTGTGAACGCTGCTGCAAGAAGAGATGTCCTGGACATTGCTAGTGTTTTCAGGGCAAAAACTGTTGACGTATCCGATCATACAATTACTTTGCAG CTTACTGGTGATCTTGACAAGATGGTGGCATTGCAAAGGTTGTTGGAGCCTTACGGTATATgcgaggttagttttgcaatctATTTCTCTCTTAGTCAATGTTATAACTTGTAA
- the LOC106451338 gene encoding UDP-glycosyltransferase 74C1: MGEAKGHVLFFPYPLQGHINPMIQLGKRLSKKGLTVSLIIASNIHREPYTSEDYSITVHTIHDGFFPHEHPHAKIKDPPRFNESTARSLTNFISRQKLSGNPPKALIYDPFMPFALDVAKDLGLYVVAYFTQPWLASLIYYHINEGTYDVPDDRHEDPILASFPGFPLLSQNDLPSFACEKGSYPLIFKVVVSQFSNLRRADCILCNTFDQLEPKVVKWMDGQWPVKNIGPVVPSKFLDNRLPEDKDYELGDSKTEPDESVLSWLANKPAKSVVYVAFGTLVALSEKQMKETAMAIKQTGYSFLWSARDSERSKLPSGFVEEAMEKDIGLVAKWVPQLEVLAHDSIGCFVTHCGWNSTLEALCLGVPLVGMPQWTDQPTNAKFIEDVWKIGVRVKTDEEGFVSKEEITRCVVEVMEGEKGKVMRKNVENLKVLAREAISEGGSSDKKIDEFVAMMT; this comes from the exons aTGGGTGAAGCAAAAGGTCACGTACTGTTTTTCCCATATCCGTTACAAGGCCACATTAATCCAATGATCCAACTCGGCAAACGCTTATCCAAAAAGGGACTCACCGTCTCACTGATCATTGCCTCCAACATCCACCGTGAACCGTACACCTCTGAGGACTACTCCATCACCGTCCACACCATCCACGACGGTTTCTTTCCACACGAACACCCACACGCCAAGATCAAAGACCCTCCACGTTTTAATGAGTCTACTGCTCGTAGCCTCACCAATTTCATCTCCAG GCAGAAGTTATCGGGCAACCCTCCAAAAGCTCTGATCTATGATCCATTCATGCCCTTTGCACTGGACGTAGCCAAGGACTTGGGTCTATACGTAGTGGCCTATTTTACTCAACCATGGTTGGCTAGTCTTATTTACTACCACATCAACGAAGGCACCTACGATGTTCCTGATGATAGGCACGAGGACCCAATACTTGCATCGTTTCCGGGTTTTCCATTGTTAAGCCAAAATGATCTGCCTTCTTTCGCTTGCGAGAAGGGGTCTTACCCTCTGATATTCAAAGTTGTGGTTAGCCAGTTCTCTAACTTGCGGCGCGCTGATTGCATTCTTTGCAACACTTTTGATCAACTTGAACCTAAG GTAGTGAAATGGATGGATGGCCAGTGGCCGGTGAAGAACATTGGACCGGTGGTTCCGTCCAAGTTCTTGGATAACCGGTTGCCGGAAGACAAAGATTACGAACTAGGGGATAGCAAGACTGAGCCTGACGAGTCTGTTTTGAGTTGGCTGGCGAATAAACCAGCAAAGTCGGTGGTTTACGTGGCCTTTGGGACATTGGTGGCTTTGAGTGAGAAGCAGATGAAAGAAACGGCAATGGCGATTAAACAAACCGGATACAGTTTCTTGTGGTCTGCTCGAGATTCTGAGAGAAGCAAGTTACCGTCTGGTTTTGTGGAAGAAGCTATGGAGAAAGACATTGGACTAGTGGCTAAGTGGGTTCCTCAGCTAGAGGTTTTAGCACATGACTCAATAGGATGTTTCGTGACACACTGTGGATGGAACTCAACATTGGAGGCGTTATGCTTAGGAGTTCCATTGGTAGGGATGCCTCAGTGGACGGATCAGCCAACGAACGCTAAGTTTATAGAGGATGTGTGGAAAATTGGGGTTAGAGTTAAGACTGATGAAGAAGGGTTTGTGAGTAAGGAGGAGATTACAAGATGCGTTGTTGAGGTTATGGAAGGAGAGAAAGGGAAAGTGATGAGGAAGAATGTTGAGAATTTAAAGGTGTTGGCACGTGAGGCTATCTCAGAAGGAGGTAGTTCGGACAAGAAAATTGATGAATTTGTTGCTATGATGACTTGA